The Candidatus Hydrogenedentota bacterium genome includes a region encoding these proteins:
- a CDS encoding aspartate aminotransferase family protein yields MPAILHDDEPKGNALRVLADRYIPRGLSTRTPTQAAVVRAKGCRLWTADGRKLIDFTSGVLVSNLGYAHPLFEKRLKAYRRGVPRNAYNMVTEPMVEASRRLVVSMARRNPNAQQVLWAASGSEGVQKAMWSAMHLHPEKPILVATRGGFHGKKGLAADVTGETSPNPNVRFISFPLDAPFTEKDCERELAALSAECGGRAALLITEPYLGARGSYHPPKWYHAMLQEWCHAENAVFIFDEVQSCFGRTGNMYAFETYGVRPDLVVLGKGLANGEPGAAVVGRADVLGALDYGEGSDTYSATPGTCAAVCAALDVFREERVLDHVKKASKWLRGGLARLQKRFPFIHAVRGEGMVYGVEMTDAETANRCVLEAYRARDKKGVHFLGPLAQKVLRVSPPLVMDREEMDEAFALVEEAWSRIG; encoded by the coding sequence ATGCCCGCGATTCTGCACGATGATGAGCCGAAGGGGAACGCCCTGCGCGTTTTGGCGGACCGCTACATCCCCCGGGGCCTGAGCACCCGCACGCCGACCCAGGCCGCAGTGGTCCGCGCGAAGGGCTGCCGCCTGTGGACGGCGGACGGCCGGAAGCTCATAGACTTCACCTCGGGCGTGCTGGTGTCCAACCTGGGCTACGCACACCCGCTGTTTGAGAAGCGGCTGAAGGCGTACCGGCGGGGTGTGCCGCGCAACGCGTACAACATGGTGACGGAGCCGATGGTGGAGGCGTCGCGGCGGCTGGTGGTGTCCATGGCGCGGCGCAACCCGAACGCGCAGCAGGTGCTGTGGGCGGCGAGCGGGTCCGAGGGCGTGCAGAAGGCCATGTGGTCCGCCATGCACCTGCATCCGGAGAAGCCCATCCTCGTGGCCACGCGGGGCGGGTTCCACGGCAAGAAGGGCCTGGCCGCCGATGTGACGGGCGAGACCAGCCCGAACCCGAACGTCCGGTTCATTTCGTTCCCCCTGGACGCCCCCTTCACGGAGAAGGACTGCGAGCGCGAGCTGGCGGCGCTCTCCGCCGAGTGCGGCGGCCGCGCCGCGCTGCTGATCACGGAGCCCTACCTCGGCGCGCGGGGGTCCTACCACCCGCCCAAGTGGTACCACGCGATGCTGCAGGAGTGGTGCCACGCCGAGAACGCGGTTTTCATTTTCGACGAGGTGCAGTCGTGCTTCGGGCGCACGGGGAACATGTACGCCTTCGAGACCTACGGGGTGCGCCCGGACCTCGTCGTGCTGGGCAAGGGGCTGGCGAACGGCGAGCCCGGCGCGGCGGTCGTGGGCCGGGCCGACGTGCTCGGCGCGCTGGACTACGGCGAGGGCAGCGACACCTACAGCGCCACGCCGGGCACCTGCGCCGCCGTGTGCGCGGCCCTGGACGTGTTCCGGGAGGAGCGCGTGCTCGACCACGTCAAGAAGGCGTCCAAATGGCTGCGCGGCGGCCTGGCGCGCCTGCAGAAGCGCTTCCCCTTCATCCACGCCGTGCGCGGCGAGGGCATGGTCTACGGCGTCGAGATGACGGACGCCGAGACGGCGAACCGCTGCGTGCTCGAGGCCTACCGCGCGCGGGACAAGAAGGGCGTCCACTTTCTTGGGCCCCTCGCCCAGAAGGTGCTGCGCGTCAGCCCGCCCCTGGTGATGGACCGCGAGGAGATGGACGAGGCCTTCGCTTTGGTCGAGGAGGCCTGGAGCCGCATCGGGTAG
- a CDS encoding Rrf2 family transcriptional regulator, whose protein sequence is MNISARCEYACRAMAELALHHGDGAVITVQELANRRHIPEKYLVHILLQLKRAGLVASVRGAQGGYGLSESPDRITLLQIVAAIDGPVLAPLPVDDGRCEEVKAVWARIAGGVQGLLEKISLRQMAEFSGREPMYYI, encoded by the coding sequence ATGAACATTTCCGCGCGTTGTGAGTATGCCTGCCGGGCGATGGCCGAACTGGCCCTGCACCACGGGGACGGGGCGGTGATCACGGTGCAGGAGCTGGCGAACCGGCGGCATATTCCGGAGAAGTACCTGGTGCACATCCTGCTCCAGCTCAAGCGGGCGGGCCTGGTGGCCAGTGTTCGGGGGGCGCAGGGCGGCTACGGCCTTTCGGAGAGTCCGGACCGGATCACGCTGCTGCAGATCGTGGCGGCCATTGACGGCCCGGTGCTGGCGCCGCTGCCGGTGGACGACGGCCGGTGCGAGGAGGTGAAGGCGGTGTGGGCTCGCATCGCGGGGGGGGTCCAGGGGTTGCTGGAAAAGATCAGCCTCCGGCAGATGGCGGAATTCTCCGGCCGGGAGCCGATGTACTACATATAG
- a CDS encoding MBL fold metallo-hydrolase produces the protein MLVSFLGSAGGEVTGSASLVESARGRVLVDCGMFQGGKKADARNRAPFASRQKLDAVLVTHAHLDHSGRLPMLVKAGEKCLFYGTPATNDLVALILRDAARLMAQDAERQNRKRQRSGQRAVEPPYTVDDAEEAIARLTPVPYNEPVEVASGIRACFTEAGHLLGSSSIQVSVDEEGRTKRVVFSGDLGPKGAPILKDYEPFHEADAVVIESTYGDREHRPFGETVAEFETIVHDTVAQGGKMLMPTFSVGRAQVMTMILAEMFREGKVKPFPVFLDSPMAIEASRITMRHPELFDDEMSGFLREGNLETDLKTYKATQTVQESMEINQVKGPCLVMAGAGMCTGGRILHHLKHNLWRNGTHVLFVGYQAAGSLGRMLVQGAKSVNIHGEKIAVRAQIHTLGGFSAHAGQKDLLAWLDVMAPCRPKIIINHGEDEARKALRARIQERHGLTPELPDEGTAIHL, from the coding sequence ATGCTGGTGAGTTTCCTGGGCAGCGCGGGCGGGGAGGTGACGGGTTCGGCCAGTCTGGTGGAGAGCGCGCGCGGGCGCGTGCTGGTGGACTGCGGGATGTTTCAGGGGGGGAAGAAGGCGGACGCGCGGAACCGCGCGCCCTTTGCCTCGCGGCAGAAGCTGGACGCGGTGCTGGTCACACACGCGCATCTGGACCATTCGGGCCGCCTGCCCATGCTGGTGAAGGCGGGGGAGAAGTGCCTGTTTTACGGCACGCCGGCGACGAACGACCTGGTGGCGCTGATCCTGCGGGACGCGGCGCGGCTGATGGCGCAGGACGCGGAGCGCCAGAACCGGAAGCGGCAGCGGTCGGGCCAGCGGGCCGTGGAGCCGCCGTACACGGTGGACGACGCGGAGGAGGCCATCGCGCGGCTGACGCCGGTGCCCTACAACGAGCCGGTGGAGGTGGCCTCCGGCATCCGCGCCTGCTTCACCGAGGCGGGGCACCTGCTGGGCTCGTCGAGCATCCAGGTGTCCGTGGACGAGGAGGGGCGGACAAAGCGGGTGGTGTTTTCGGGCGACCTCGGCCCGAAGGGCGCGCCCATTCTCAAGGATTATGAGCCGTTCCACGAGGCCGACGCCGTGGTCATCGAGTCCACCTACGGCGACCGCGAGCACCGGCCCTTCGGCGAGACGGTGGCGGAGTTCGAGACCATCGTCCACGACACGGTGGCGCAGGGCGGCAAGATGCTCATGCCCACCTTCTCCGTCGGCCGTGCGCAGGTCATGACCATGATCCTCGCGGAGATGTTCCGCGAGGGCAAGGTGAAGCCCTTCCCCGTGTTCCTCGACAGCCCCATGGCCATTGAGGCGTCGCGCATCACCATGCGCCACCCGGAGCTGTTCGACGACGAGATGTCCGGATTCCTGCGCGAGGGGAACCTCGAGACCGACCTGAAGACCTACAAGGCCACGCAGACCGTGCAGGAGTCCATGGAGATCAACCAGGTGAAGGGCCCCTGCCTCGTCATGGCCGGCGCGGGCATGTGCACCGGCGGCCGCATCCTCCACCACCTGAAGCACAACCTCTGGCGCAACGGCACGCACGTGCTCTTCGTGGGCTACCAGGCCGCCGGGTCGCTGGGCCGCATGCTGGTGCAGGGCGCCAAGAGCGTCAACATCCACGGCGAAAAGATCGCCGTCCGCGCGCAAATCCACACCCTCGGCGGGTTCAGCGCCCACGCCGGCCAGAAGGACCTGCTCGCCTGGCTCGACGTCATGGCCCCGTGCCGCCCCAAGATCATCATCAACCACGGCGAGGACGAGGCCCGCAAGGCCCTCCGCGCCCGCATCCAGGAGCGCCACGGCCTCACCCCCGAACTGCCCGACGAGGGCACGGCGATCCACCTGTAA
- a CDS encoding HAD family hydrolase, with product MTEGRTSALLIFDVDGTLLQTERVTVPAVQRTLRARGLAEPDADVICSFFGKSVAAYEAWLASLCPPGQMEEIVAETNALELRLIGEEGRLYDGVPETLQRLRDAGHRLAVCSNGPRDYVDTFLDAHGLRPLFHGVRARGARPEGKTIMVGELLAELGGGPGAVIGDRADDLRAAHENRLTAIAAAYGFGNPAEHQEADLRLERFPDLPGLLAGRF from the coding sequence GTGACGGAAGGCCGGACATCCGCCCTGCTCATCTTCGATGTGGACGGCACCCTCCTCCAGACGGAGCGCGTGACCGTGCCCGCCGTCCAGCGCACCCTCCGCGCCCGCGGCCTCGCCGAACCCGACGCCGATGTCATCTGCTCCTTTTTCGGCAAGTCCGTCGCGGCCTATGAGGCCTGGCTCGCCTCCCTGTGCCCCCCCGGACAGATGGAGGAGATCGTCGCCGAAACCAACGCCCTCGAGCTGCGCCTCATCGGCGAGGAGGGCCGCCTCTACGACGGCGTCCCCGAAACCCTCCAGCGCCTGCGCGACGCCGGACACCGCCTCGCCGTCTGCTCCAACGGCCCCCGGGACTACGTGGACACCTTCCTCGACGCCCACGGTCTGCGCCCCCTCTTCCACGGCGTCCGCGCGCGCGGCGCAAGGCCCGAGGGAAAAACCATCATGGTCGGCGAACTCCTCGCCGAACTCGGCGGCGGCCCCGGTGCCGTCATCGGCGACCGCGCCGACGACCTCCGCGCCGCCCACGAAAACCGCCTCACCGCCATTGCCGCCGCCTACGGTTTCGGCAACCCCGCCGAACACCAGGAAGCCGACCTCCGCCTTGAACGCTTCCCCGACCTCCCCGGTCTGCTGGCCGGCCGCTTCTAG